In Brienomyrus brachyistius isolate T26 chromosome 14, BBRACH_0.4, whole genome shotgun sequence, the following proteins share a genomic window:
- the akt1 gene encoding LOW QUALITY PROTEIN: RAC-alpha serine/threonine-protein kinase (The sequence of the model RefSeq protein was modified relative to this genomic sequence to represent the inferred CDS: inserted 1 base in 1 codon; deleted 1 base in 1 codon), translating to MTDVVIVKEGWLHKRGEYIKTWRPRYFLLKSDGTFIGYKERPQDVDQLETPLNNFSVAQCQLMKXNTFIIRCLQWTTVIERTFHVDTPEEREEWTKAIQTVADSLQRQEEEMMDSSPDPMDMEMYLTKPRLKVTMHDFEYLKLLGKGTFGKVILVKEKATGRYYAMKILKKEVIVAKDEVAHTLTENRVLQNSKHPFLTGLKYSFQTHDRLCFVMEYANGGELFFHLSRDRVFSEERACFYGAEIVSALDYLHSERNVVYRDLKLENLMLDKDGHIKITDFGLCKEGITDGATMKTFCGTPEYLAPEVLEDNDYGRAVDWWGLGVVMYEMMCGRLPFYNQDHEKLFELILMEEIRFPRTLGPEGRSLLSGLLKKDPKQRLGGGPDDAKEIMQHKFFAGIVWQDVYEKKLVPPFKPQVTSETDTRYFDEEFTGQTITITPPGQDENMESFDSERRPHFPQFSYSASGTA from the exons ATGACGGACGTCGTCATCGTGAAAGAGGGGTGGCTGCACAAGCGAG GTGAGTACATCAAGACCTGGCGG CCGCGATACTTCTTATTGAAGAGCGACGGTACGTTCATCGGCTATAAGGAGAGACCGCAGGACGTCGATCAATTGGAGACCCCGTTAAATAACTTCTCTGTAGCAC AATGTCAGCTGATGA CCAACACATTCATCATCCGCTGTCTGCAGTGGACCACTGTCATCGAACGCACCTTCCATGTGGACACCCCCGAAGAAAG ggAGGAGTGGACCAAAGCCATCCAGACCGTGGCGGACAGCCtgcagaggcaggaggaggagaTGATGGACTCATCTCCTGACCCCATGGACATGGAGATGTATCTGACCAAACCTCGACTCAAAGTG ACTATGCATGACTTTGAATACCTCAAACTCTTGGGAAAAGGCACTTTTGGCAAAGTGATCCTGGTGAAGGAGAAGGCCACAGGACGCTACTACGCCATGAAGATCCTGAAGAAGGAAGTGATCGTGGCAAAA GATGAAGTTGCACACACGCTGACGGAGAACCGCGTGCTGCAGAACTCCAAGCACCCCTTCCTGACG ggactGAAGTACTCCTTCCAAACCCATGACCGCTTGTGTTTCGTCATGGAGTATGCAAACGGTGGAGAG CTCTTCTTCCACCTCTCTCGGGATCGCGTCTTCTCCGAGGAGCGTGCTTGTTTCTATGGAGCGGAGATCGTCTCGGCGCTGGACTACCTGCACTCGGAGCGTAATGTGGTCTACAGGGACCTGAAG CTGGAAAACCTCATGCTGGACAAGGACGGCCATATCAAAATCACGGACTTCGGCCTGTGCAAAGAGGGCATCACAGACGGGGCCACCATGAAGACCTTTTGTGGCACTCCCGAATACCTAGCACCAGAG GTGCTGGAGGACAATGACTACGGCAGGGCGGTGGACTGGTGGGGTCTAGGTGTGGTCATGTACGAGATGATGTGCGGCCGGCTGCCCTTCTACAACCAGGACCACGAGAAGCTGTTCGAGCTCATTCTCATGGAGGAGATCCGGTTCCCCCGCACGCTGGGCCCCGAGGGCCGATCCCTGCTCTCTGGGCTGCTCAAGAAGGACCCCAAGCAGAG GTTAGGAGGGGGCCCCGACGATGCCAAGGAGATCATGCAGCATAAGTTCTTTGCCGGGATCGTCTGGCAGGATGTTTATGAGAAGAAG CTGGTGCCCCCCTTTAAACCCCAGGTCAcctcagagacagacacacggtATTTCGACGAGGAGTTCACAGGTCAGACCATCACCATCACTCCCCCGGGACAAG ATGAAAACATGGAGTCATTCGACAGTGAAAGGAGACCACACTTCCCACAGTTCTCCTACTCTGCCAGTGGAACAGCCTAA